The sequence below is a genomic window from Rhodothermales bacterium.
ATGAACCCGTACAGGTCGTCGAGCGCGGTGCCGCGGACGAACGCCATCCCTTCGGCGAAGCGGCCGGCGACCTGGAACTGGGGCTGGACGATGACCGCGCCTTTTTCATTGACGTAGCCCCAGAGGCCGTTCAACTGCACGGCGGCCATGCCTTCGGAGAAGTCGCGGGCGTTGTCGTACGCCGGCAGGATGATGATGCGTCCCAACCCGTTGATGTACCCCCATTTTCCATCGATCTGGACGGGATACAGCTGGCTGGCGTCGCCTTCGAGCGATGCCGAATCGGACTCCTCGAACAGATCGCATCCACTCAGGAGGACGCCGCCGAGGCAGAGGAGCGTGGTGGCGAGTATCGCGCTCGCCACCACGTTTTTCGTGATTACTGATTTCATGATTACTGCTGGATGAAGCGTAGGATGGACTCCTTACTCACTGATCTTACGCAGCCGTGTGCCTGGTAATCTGATGCAGGATGCAAGATGCAGGATTTTGTACCGGGCACCAGGCTTTTCGGACGAAATCCTGCATCCTTTATCTTGCATCCACAGATGGACACGATGCCTTGCGTAACACGAGTTACTCAGTATTACTTCATGAAGACCATCGACCGTGTCTTGACACCATCGGGGGTTTTCAGGGTGTAGAAATAGGTGCCGCTCGGCATGCGTCCGCCCTCGAAGTCGATCTGGTGCGAACCGGCGGTCTGGTACTCGTCGACCAGCGTCCGGACAAGCCGGCCCTGGGCGTCGTGCACCTGGAGCGTCACGCGACTGGGTTGATTGAGCGTGTACCCGATATTCGTCGTCGGATTGAACGGATTCGGGTAGTTCTGGGAAAGCTCGAAGGCCTCCGGCACCGGCGTCGGCTCGTTGCTGACGCGGATCTTGTTCTCGATGAAATCCATCCGCGGCATCGCCGTGCCAAGCATGCCGTCGACTTCGCCGGCCGGCAGGCCGAACCAGTCCTGCAGGATGGAGGCGTACACCGAGCGGAAGTCCGTCGACGGCTCGGGATCACCCCCGTACAGCTGGGTGATGAGGTCGGACTGCTGCCCGTAGACACCGCGTTTGAGGCCGGGGCCGAACATGAGCATCGAGGCGCCGGCGCCGTGGTCGGTGCCGCGCGAGCCGTTTTCGCCCAGGGTGCGTCCGAATTCCGAATAGGTCATCGTAAGCACCTTGTCGTTGAGCCCGTCGACGGCGAGGTCCTGATAAAACGCGGCCACCGAGTCGGCGATATTCCGCCAGCGGTCCGCGTACTGGCCCGTGGCGCCGCCCTGATTCGAGTGCGTATCGAAGCCGCCGATGGAGACGGAGATGACCTTGGCGCCAAGCCCGCCCCGGATGAGGCGCGCGGCGGCGGCGAGGTTGCTGCCGAAGCCGGTCGGGTACGTGCCGGCGAGGTTCGATCCGTTGTTGGCGGCGCGCTGGATCGAGGACACATAGCTCAACGCGGCGTTGGCGACGGCGCGGACGTATTTCAGCGGTCGGCCGTAGGCGACCCCGTTGACACGGCTGTCGTTCGCGTCGTAGAGACCGCGGCGCGCGATCTCCTCGATGAACTGCGCGTCGCCGAGGCTCACGCCGAGGTTGCCCAGGTTGCTCTGGAAGAGCGACACCGGTCCGCCGATCAGCACGGCCATCGGATGGTCGATCGGCTGGCCGAGGTTGTCGATGACGTCCTCGACATACCGCCCCCACACGCCGGACGTGAAGTTGGCGTTGCCGCTGCCGATGACATTGCCGCTGCCCGTCGCCCAGTTGACCGTGCCTTCGAAGTGCGAGCGCGTCGAACTGCGGTAGCCGGTATTGAGGATGGCGGCGAGGCTGTTGTTATTCCAGAGGTTGGTCAGGCTCGCCATGGCGGGGTGAAGACCGTGATCGCGTTCCAGGGCGACCACGGAGCTTTTCGGGATCGCGATCGTGGGGCGAACCCGATAGTATTCGTCGATCTCGTAGGGGACGACCGTGTTCAGGGCGTCGTTGCCGCCGTTGAGCTGGATGAGCACCAGGATGCGATCGACTTCGGCGTTTTGAAGCGCCTGGAGGATCGGCGCGTGGCCGAATGCGGTGACGGGGCTCCCGTTGAGCATGACCGAGGCGCCGGCGACACCCATTCCCAGACGGGTGAGGAAGTCGCGGCGGGACCAGGCCATGTGGTCCTGGGTGTGCGCTGCACCGTCCTCGAGACGGCGGCCGCGCCGCGACCCTTCATGCCCGTGACCCTCGTGCCCGTGGTGATGGTGATGATGACAATGCTCGTGCATGGGTTATAACCTGCGTGTTAAAGTCCGTTTCTTGAGGCGAAAACGGGGGGCCTGGGCGAGGGTTAGTGCAACTGGTATTCAGGGATCTCGCGGCTCAGGAGCGCGATGTAGTGCTGGAGCACGATGCGTGCGCGCGCCTTGTCGGTGCCGGGGCCATTGACGATGTCGGGCCATTCGTAGTGCGGCATGTCGCCGAGAAGCACCTTGGAGACGTTCGAGACGATGGGATCGCTCAGCACCGAGGCCGGCGGCGGCGTATCCGGGTCGCCGGCGAAGCTTTCGCTCACGTCGCGGATGCTCGCAATATCCAGCGGCACCGGGACGAGCGTCCGTGCGAGGTCTTCTGCGATCTTGAACGGGTTCGCGGGATCGGACACGCGCACGGCCACTTCGACGGGGTCGAAATCGCCGGCAGCGCCGTCGGTGAGGTCGGCGATGATGTTCCAGCGCTCGGGCAGGAGGCTCGTCGTCAGCCACTTTTCGTCGCCCGGCGCGTTGGCCGCATCCGGCGGATTCATGCCGGGCCAGCCGGCGACGTTCGGCGGGTTAAAGAGCTCCTGGTTCATCGAGCGCGGCTCGAGCTGCTGGCGCATGTATTCGAGCACGCTGTCGCTCGGCGGCGTTTCGGTCTCGTTCAGGAAACCGATGAGGAAATCGATCGGGCTCTTGATGCGCGAGCCGTAGTACGTCGGCGAGAAAAAGCGCTGGCTCGTGAAGAGCGTCTGGAGCACCGGCTTCAACTCGTAGTCGTTGTCCACCATGACCGCAGCCATCTCGGCGATGAAGGCTTCATCCGGGACCGGGTTGACGAAGTACACGTAGAGCTTGCGGCACAGATAGTGCGCGATCTGGGATCCGCGCTGCGCAAAGATGAAGTCGATCAGCTGCGCATATTCGACCTCGGGGTCGGCGTTACCCTGGAACGACTGGCCGAAGATCGTTTTGGTGCCGCTGTCGTGCAGCGTGCTTTTCGACACGGTGCGGAAGCGGCTTTCATCGACCTGCCATCCGGTCAGGACGCGGGCGATCTGTTTGATGTCGGCCTCGGTGTAGTTGAGGCTGCCGCCCGGACCGTACTGGCCCATGGTGAACAGCTCCAGCAATTCGCGGGCGTAGTTCTCGTTCGAGCCGGCGGGGTTGCCTTGCTCGTCGGTCGTCGGCACGTTGGAGTTGTTGTCCAGATAGAACAACATGGCCGGGTCGAGCCCGATTTCGAAGATCAGCTCCTTGAAGTTGCCGAGCGCATACGTGCGGAGCAGCTCGTAGTAGGTGTAGGCATAATACGGCCGCTCGTAGACGCTGTACCCGGTGACGAGGTGGTTGTGCAGCAAGAGGGTCATCTTTTCGATGAATCCCTGCTCTTTCATGCGCCACATCCAGTCGCGCTGCACTTTATACAAGTCGTCGATATCGCCCGAGAGCTTGTTCTTGTACCAGGTGGGGGCTTCCGGGAGGGCGTTCTCTTCGGCTTCCTGCAGAATAATAGCAACGGCTTCCTCAGCCGTCATTCCGATGAACCCGTTGACACGCCGCAGGCGAGCGCCAAATTCGCTACGGGTAACCAGATGTCGGGCATCTGCGCGCGTGAGGGGTGCGGTATGCGGCTGAATCGCCATCGCCGCTTGCGATGCCGGCATCGGCGCCGTGTTTCTGGCCGGCACGCCGATAAAGCTACGTCTGTTCATGGTAAGGTCCCAATGTGTGCAATCAAACCGTGCGGAGTATGGATGGCCTCTGCGAGAGTGGAGGGACTCACCTGGGGGAGAGAGGCATACTTGCTTGCCTCCCTCATTCCATCTACTGTGCCAAACATCGTTCGACGGCCTGCGGACGTTTTACGGACGGGACCGTGGCCAGGGCGGTCCGATATGGGGTATCCCGCCGTTACAAAAAGGAACGCCCGGGGTCAAAAGCCGCGTTAAATGCACAGAAAAGGGCATATTGCCGGCCGAGCCGGCGGTAAAATGGCCTACGGCGGCATGCGCCGGCGAGGGGCCGGAAAGGGGGCGCAAAGGGGGCGAACGGCCGCTCGAAGAATCTGGCCGGCGGTCGACCGCCGCGGGTCCGGTGTGTGAAAATGCGGGGTTAGACGGTAGGGGTCAGGGCGTCCCCGGGGAGGGCAGCCAGACCGGGTCCCACTCTGAGCGCGCGAATGAGACGGGGCAATAGGCTTGCCGAAAAATCAAAAAGGCCGCCTGGGTTTTTGCAGACGGCCTCATTTGATTAACCTGTTAGATCGCTTCAGCCGATGCGATCGAAACCGGTATAGCGACGCAGGGCTTCGGGGATCAGGATGCTGCCGTCGGCCTGCTGGCCGTTTTCGAGCAACGCCGCCACGATCCGGGGCAGCGCCAGCCCGCTGCCGTTGAGCGTGTGGACGAAAACCGGCTTCTTGCCGCCGGCTTTCCGGTACCGCAACGACAGCCGGCGCGCCTGGAAGGCCTCGAAGTTGGAGGCCGAGGAGACCTCCAGCCAGCGCTGCTGGCCGGCGCTCCAGACCTCGAGGTCGTATTTCTTCGACTGGGTGAAGCCCATGTCGGCGGTGCACATCAGCAGCCGGCGATAGCGCAGGCCGAGCCGCTGGAGCGGACGTTCGGCATCCTCCCGAAGCGATTCGAGCGCGGCGTAGCTGGCGTCGTCCGGCACGATCTGCACGAGCTCGACCTTGTCGAACTGGTGGAGCCGGTTCAGGCCGCGCACGTCCTTTCCGTAGGAGCCGGCTTCCCGGCGGAAGCACGGGGTGTAGGCGCAATACTTGATCGGGAGGTCGTCTTCGGCGAGGATCTCGTCCCGATGGTAGTTCGTGACGGGCACCTCGGCCGTCGGCACGGCGTAGAGCGCGTCGCGCGTCATCTCGTACATCTGGTCTTCCTTGTCGGGAAGCTGGCCGGTGCCGCGGGCGCTGTCGGCGTTCACGAAGACGGGCGGCTGCATCTCGGTGTAGCCCCCTTCGTCGACGGCCAGGTCCAGAAAGAACTGGATCAGGGCGCGCTGGAGGCGAGCGCCCTTGCCGATGTAGAACGGGAAGCCGGCGCCGGTCACCTTGGCGCCCCGCTCGAAGTCGAGCAGGCCGTGACGCGCGGCGAGATCCCAGTGCGGGAGCGGCTCAAAGTCGAATGCCGGCTCATCCCCCCAGATATGGGCGACGACGTTGTCTTCCGGCGACGCGCCAAGGGGCACGCTTTCGTGCGGGATGTTCGGGATCTCCAGCAGGAGGTCGTCGAGCTGCTGTTCGACGGCGCGCGCCTCATCTTCGAGCGATTTGACGACGCCTTTCATGTCCGTGCTCTCCGCCTTTTTCAGCTCGGCCTCGTCGCGCCGGCCTTCCCGCATGAGCAGGCCGATGTCGCGCGCGATCTCATTGGCGCGGGTCTGGAGGTCCTGGAGCCGCGTGAGCGTATCGCGGCGCGACGCGTCGAGCGCCAGGATTCGGTCTACGACACCGGTGGCGTCGATGTGCTTGTCGCGAATGGCTTTCCGCACCCGGTCGGGTTCGGTGCGGAGGATATGGATGTCGATCATACTACGCGATCAGGGGGTGGAGACGGGCAGGCCGAGGCGCGCCCCGAGGTCGATGAGCGACTGCTCGATCGTG
It includes:
- a CDS encoding DUF1501 domain-containing protein, whose protein sequence is MAWSRRDFLTRLGMGVAGASVMLNGSPVTAFGHAPILQALQNAEVDRILVLIQLNGGNDALNTVVPYEIDEYYRVRPTIAIPKSSVVALERDHGLHPAMASLTNLWNNNSLAAILNTGYRSSTRSHFEGTVNWATGSGNVIGSGNANFTSGVWGRYVEDVIDNLGQPIDHPMAVLIGGPVSLFQSNLGNLGVSLGDAQFIEEIARRGLYDANDSRVNGVAYGRPLKYVRAVANAALSYVSSIQRAANNGSNLAGTYPTGFGSNLAAAARLIRGGLGAKVISVSIGGFDTHSNQGGATGQYADRWRNIADSVAAFYQDLAVDGLNDKVLTMTYSEFGRTLGENGSRGTDHGAGASMLMFGPGLKRGVYGQQSDLITQLYGGDPEPSTDFRSVYASILQDWFGLPAGEVDGMLGTAMPRMDFIENKIRVSNEPTPVPEAFELSQNYPNPFNPTTNIGYTLNQPSRVTLQVHDAQGRLVRTLVDEYQTAGSHQIDFEGGRMPSGTYFYTLKTPDGVKTRSMVFMK
- a CDS encoding DUF1800 domain-containing protein, giving the protein MNRRSFIGVPARNTAPMPASQAAMAIQPHTAPLTRADARHLVTRSEFGARLRRVNGFIGMTAEEAVAIILQEAEENALPEAPTWYKNKLSGDIDDLYKVQRDWMWRMKEQGFIEKMTLLLHNHLVTGYSVYERPYYAYTYYELLRTYALGNFKELIFEIGLDPAMLFYLDNNSNVPTTDEQGNPAGSNENYARELLELFTMGQYGPGGSLNYTEADIKQIARVLTGWQVDESRFRTVSKSTLHDSGTKTIFGQSFQGNADPEVEYAQLIDFIFAQRGSQIAHYLCRKLYVYFVNPVPDEAFIAEMAAVMVDNDYELKPVLQTLFTSQRFFSPTYYGSRIKSPIDFLIGFLNETETPPSDSVLEYMRQQLEPRSMNQELFNPPNVAGWPGMNPPDAANAPGDEKWLTTSLLPERWNIIADLTDGAAGDFDPVEVAVRVSDPANPFKIAEDLARTLVPVPLDIASIRDVSESFAGDPDTPPPASVLSDPIVSNVSKVLLGDMPHYEWPDIVNGPGTDKARARIVLQHYIALLSREIPEYQLH
- the serS gene encoding serine--tRNA ligase; this translates as MIDIHILRTEPDRVRKAIRDKHIDATGVVDRILALDASRRDTLTRLQDLQTRANEIARDIGLLMREGRRDEAELKKAESTDMKGVVKSLEDEARAVEQQLDDLLLEIPNIPHESVPLGASPEDNVVAHIWGDEPAFDFEPLPHWDLAARHGLLDFERGAKVTGAGFPFYIGKGARLQRALIQFFLDLAVDEGGYTEMQPPVFVNADSARGTGQLPDKEDQMYEMTRDALYAVPTAEVPVTNYHRDEILAEDDLPIKYCAYTPCFRREAGSYGKDVRGLNRLHQFDKVELVQIVPDDASYAALESLREDAERPLQRLGLRYRRLLMCTADMGFTQSKKYDLEVWSAGQQRWLEVSSASNFEAFQARRLSLRYRKAGGKKPVFVHTLNGSGLALPRIVAALLENGQQADGSILIPEALRRYTGFDRIG